Proteins encoded by one window of Gordonia jinghuaiqii:
- the gyrB gene encoding DNA topoisomerase (ATP-hydrolyzing) subunit B gives MADTNDTGSKSRKPKKPADYGADSINILEGLEAVRKRPGMYIGSTGERGLHHLIWEVVDNSVDEAMAGFASRVDVTLLEDGGVQVVDDGRGIPVEMHRTGVPTVEVVMTQLHAGGKFDSDSYAVSGGLHGVGISVVNALSTTVELEIARDGYEWSQTYTYAKPGELVQGSASRKTGTTVRFWPDPEIFTETTRFNAETVARRLQEMAFLNKGLTISLTDKRPQAVEAPGEADGDEEAASSDVAEAVKSETEKAVAAAKPKTRTYHYPDGLVDYIKHLNRTKQSIHNTVIGFSAKGDGHEVEIAMQWNAGYSESVHTFANTINTHEGGTHEEGFRAALTSTVNKYALDKKLLKEKDGKLTGDDIREGLAAVISVKVADPQFEGQTKTKLGNTEIKGFVQRTCNEHLGHWFEANPAEAKIIIKKAVDSSQARMAARRAREMVRRKTATDIGGLPGKLADCRSNDPTKCEVYIVEGDSAGGSAKSGRDSMYQAILPLRGKIINVEKARIDRVLKNAEVQSIITAFGTGIHDEFDLSKLRYHKIVLMADADVDGQHISTLLLTLLFRFMRPLIEHGHVFLAQPPLYKLKWQKSAPEFAYSDRERDGLLEAGRAAGRKINTEDGIQRYKGLGEMNAKELWETTMDPAVRVLRQVTLDDAAAADELFSILMGEDVAARRSFIARNAKDVRFLDV, from the coding sequence GTGGCCGACACCAACGACACCGGATCCAAGAGCCGTAAGCCGAAGAAGCCGGCAGATTACGGCGCGGACTCGATCAACATCCTCGAAGGTCTGGAAGCCGTCCGCAAACGGCCCGGCATGTACATCGGTTCCACCGGTGAGCGCGGTCTGCACCACCTGATCTGGGAGGTCGTCGACAACTCGGTCGACGAGGCGATGGCGGGCTTCGCGAGTCGCGTCGACGTCACACTCCTCGAAGACGGCGGCGTCCAGGTCGTCGACGACGGCCGCGGCATCCCGGTGGAGATGCACCGCACCGGTGTCCCCACCGTCGAGGTCGTCATGACCCAGCTGCACGCCGGTGGCAAGTTCGATTCCGACTCCTACGCGGTCTCCGGTGGTCTCCACGGCGTCGGTATCTCCGTCGTCAACGCCCTGTCGACCACGGTCGAACTGGAGATCGCGCGCGACGGCTACGAGTGGTCGCAGACCTACACCTACGCCAAGCCGGGTGAGCTCGTGCAGGGGAGTGCCTCGCGGAAGACCGGCACAACCGTGCGGTTCTGGCCGGATCCCGAGATCTTCACCGAGACCACCCGGTTCAATGCCGAGACGGTGGCACGTCGTCTGCAGGAGATGGCCTTCCTCAACAAGGGTCTGACCATCAGCCTGACCGACAAGCGTCCCCAGGCGGTCGAAGCACCGGGGGAGGCCGACGGCGACGAGGAAGCCGCGTCATCCGACGTCGCCGAGGCTGTGAAGTCGGAGACCGAAAAGGCTGTGGCGGCGGCGAAGCCGAAGACGCGCACCTATCACTACCCCGACGGCCTCGTCGACTACATCAAGCACCTCAACCGCACCAAGCAGTCGATCCACAACACCGTCATCGGTTTCAGCGCCAAGGGCGACGGTCACGAGGTCGAGATCGCCATGCAGTGGAACGCGGGATACTCCGAGTCGGTCCACACCTTCGCGAACACCATCAACACCCACGAGGGCGGCACCCACGAAGAGGGCTTCCGCGCCGCGCTGACCAGCACGGTCAACAAGTACGCGCTCGACAAGAAGCTGCTCAAGGAGAAGGACGGCAAGCTCACCGGCGACGACATCCGTGAGGGTCTCGCCGCGGTCATCTCGGTCAAGGTCGCCGACCCGCAGTTCGAGGGCCAGACCAAGACCAAGCTCGGCAACACCGAGATCAAGGGCTTCGTCCAGCGCACCTGCAACGAGCATCTCGGGCACTGGTTCGAGGCGAATCCGGCCGAGGCCAAGATCATCATCAAGAAGGCTGTCGACTCCTCGCAGGCGCGCATGGCGGCGCGTCGTGCCCGAGAGATGGTGCGGCGCAAGACCGCCACCGACATCGGTGGTCTTCCCGGCAAGCTCGCCGACTGCCGCAGCAACGATCCCACCAAGTGTGAGGTCTACATCGTCGAGGGCGACTCGGCCGGTGGCAGCGCCAAGTCCGGCCGCGACTCGATGTACCAGGCGATCCTGCCGCTGCGCGGCAAGATCATCAACGTCGAGAAGGCACGGATCGATCGCGTGCTGAAGAACGCCGAGGTCCAGTCGATCATCACCGCCTTCGGCACCGGCATCCACGATGAGTTCGACCTCAGCAAGCTGCGCTATCACAAGATCGTCCTGATGGCCGACGCCGACGTCGACGGTCAGCACATCTCGACGCTGCTGCTCACCCTGCTGTTCCGCTTCATGCGTCCGCTCATCGAGCACGGCCACGTGTTCCTCGCGCAGCCGCCGCTGTACAAGCTGAAGTGGCAGAAGTCGGCACCGGAGTTCGCCTACTCCGATCGCGAGCGCGACGGTCTGCTCGAGGCCGGCCGCGCCGCGGGCCGCAAGATCAACACCGAGGACGGCATCCAGCGTTACAAGGGCCTCGGCGAGATGAACGCCAAGGAACTGTGGGAGACCACCATGGACCCGGCCGTGCGGGTTCTGCGCCAGGTGACGCTCGACGACGCCGCAGCCGCCGACGAACTGTTCTCCATCCTGATGGGTGAGGATGTCGCCGCGCGCCGCAGCTTCATCGCGCGGAACGCGAAAGATGTCCGCTTCCTTGATGTCTGA
- the gyrA gene encoding DNA gyrase subunit A — MTDTTLPPADGEGDRIEPVDLGQEMQKSYIDYAMSVIVGRALPEVRDGLKPVHRRLLYASFDAGFRPDRSYVKSAKPVAETMGNYHPHGDTAIYDALVRLAQPWSMRYPLIDGQGNFGSRGNDGAAAMRYTEARLTPLAMEMLRDIGEDTVDFTPNYDGKTTEPTVLPARIPNLLINGSGGIAVGMATNMPPHNLNEVADAVFWALENHDADDETTLAACMDCIKGPDFPTAGLIVGSQGIKDAYMTGRGSIRMRSVVDIEENKGTTTLVVTELPYQVNPDNLIQSIAEQVNEGKLKGISRIEDQSSDRVGMRIVVTLRRDAVAKVVLNNLYKHSQLQTSFGANMLSIVDGVPRTLRLDQMIRYYVAHQIDVIVRRTRYRLRKAEERAHILRGLVKALDALDEVIALIRRSANTETARTGLMDLLDIDEIQSDAILAMQLRRLSALERQKIVDELAEIELEIAEYKDILAKPERQRAIVRDELKEVVDKFGDERRTRIIAADGDVSDEDLIAREDVVVTITETGYAKRTKTDLYRSQRRGGKGVQGAGLKQDDIVKHFFVCSTHDWILFFTTKGRVYRAKAYELPEANRTARGQHVANLLAFQPEERIAQVIQLKTYEDAPYLVLATRNGLVKKSRLVDFDSNRSGGIAAINLRGEDELVGAQLCSADDDLLLVSQKGQSIRFHADDEALRPMGRQTSGVQGMRFNADDTLLSLNVVSEGTYLLVATSGGYAKRTGMDDYPVQGRGGKGVLTIAHDRKRGELIGALIVDDDSELYAITSGGGVIRTTAKSVRKAGRQTKGVRLMNIEEGTTVIAIARNADEPDEAEVSS, encoded by the coding sequence ATGACTGACACCACCCTGCCGCCCGCCGACGGCGAAGGCGATCGCATCGAACCTGTCGATCTCGGACAGGAGATGCAGAAGAGCTACATCGATTACGCGATGAGCGTGATCGTCGGTCGCGCGCTGCCCGAGGTGCGCGACGGCCTCAAACCGGTGCACCGCCGTCTGCTGTACGCATCGTTCGACGCAGGTTTCCGTCCGGACCGCAGCTACGTGAAATCGGCGAAACCCGTTGCGGAGACGATGGGTAACTACCATCCCCACGGCGACACCGCGATCTACGACGCACTCGTGCGCCTCGCGCAGCCGTGGTCGATGCGGTACCCGCTCATCGACGGCCAGGGCAACTTCGGCTCGCGCGGCAACGACGGCGCCGCCGCCATGCGTTACACCGAGGCCCGACTCACCCCGCTCGCCATGGAGATGTTGCGTGACATCGGCGAGGACACAGTCGATTTCACGCCCAACTACGACGGCAAGACCACCGAGCCGACGGTTCTGCCCGCACGCATCCCGAACCTGCTGATCAACGGTTCGGGCGGTATCGCCGTCGGCATGGCCACCAACATGCCGCCGCACAACCTCAACGAGGTTGCCGACGCCGTGTTCTGGGCGCTGGAGAACCACGACGCCGACGACGAGACCACTCTCGCGGCGTGCATGGACTGCATCAAGGGACCCGACTTCCCCACGGCCGGACTGATCGTCGGCAGCCAGGGCATCAAGGATGCCTACATGACCGGTCGCGGCAGCATCCGCATGCGCAGTGTCGTCGACATCGAGGAGAACAAGGGCACCACCACACTGGTGGTCACCGAGTTGCCCTACCAGGTCAACCCGGACAACCTGATCCAGTCGATCGCCGAACAGGTCAACGAGGGAAAGCTCAAGGGCATCAGCCGGATCGAGGACCAGTCCTCGGACCGCGTCGGTATGCGCATCGTGGTGACCCTGCGTCGCGACGCGGTGGCCAAGGTCGTGCTGAACAACCTGTACAAGCACAGTCAGCTGCAGACCAGCTTCGGTGCCAACATGCTGTCCATCGTCGACGGCGTGCCCCGGACGCTGCGCCTCGACCAGATGATCCGCTACTACGTCGCGCATCAGATCGACGTCATCGTGCGCCGCACCCGATACCGGTTGCGCAAGGCCGAGGAACGCGCCCACATCCTGCGCGGTCTGGTGAAAGCCCTTGACGCACTTGACGAAGTGATCGCGCTTATCCGTCGCTCGGCCAACACCGAGACCGCCCGCACCGGGTTGATGGACCTGCTCGACATCGACGAGATCCAGTCCGACGCCATCCTCGCGATGCAGCTTCGTCGCCTGTCCGCCCTGGAACGCCAGAAGATCGTCGACGAGCTCGCCGAGATCGAACTCGAGATCGCCGAGTACAAGGACATCCTCGCCAAGCCCGAGCGCCAGCGCGCAATCGTGCGCGACGAGCTCAAGGAGGTCGTCGACAAGTTCGGCGACGAGCGCCGGACCCGGATCATCGCCGCCGACGGTGACGTCAGCGACGAGGATCTGATCGCCCGCGAGGACGTGGTCGTCACGATCACCGAGACCGGATACGCCAAGCGCACCAAGACCGACCTCTACCGCAGCCAGCGGCGCGGCGGTAAGGGAGTGCAGGGTGCGGGTCTCAAGCAGGACGACATCGTCAAACACTTCTTCGTCTGCTCCACCCACGACTGGATCCTGTTCTTCACCACCAAGGGCCGGGTCTACCGAGCCAAGGCCTACGAGCTCCCCGAGGCCAACCGCACCGCACGCGGCCAGCACGTCGCCAACCTCCTGGCCTTCCAGCCGGAGGAGCGGATCGCCCAGGTCATCCAGCTCAAGACCTACGAGGACGCGCCCTACCTGGTGCTCGCCACCCGCAACGGTCTGGTCAAGAAGTCCAGACTGGTGGACTTCGACTCCAACCGCTCCGGTGGCATCGCCGCGATCAACCTGCGTGGTGAGGACGAGCTCGTCGGTGCACAGCTGTGCAGCGCCGACGACGATCTGCTCCTGGTGTCGCAGAAGGGGCAGTCGATCCGGTTCCACGCCGACGACGAGGCACTGCGGCCCATGGGTCGCCAGACCTCGGGTGTGCAGGGCATGCGGTTCAACGCCGACGACACGCTGCTGTCGCTCAACGTCGTCAGCGAGGGCACCTACCTGCTGGTTGCCACCTCGGGCGGATACGCCAAGCGCACCGGCATGGACGACTACCCCGTCCAGGGCCGCGGCGGCAAGGGTGTGCTGACCATCGCGCACGACCGTAAACGCGGCGAACTCATCGGTGCGCTCATCGTCGACGACGACTCGGAGCTCTACGCGATCACCTCCGGCGGCGGAGTCATCCGCACGACCGCCAAGTCGGTCCGCAAGGCCGGCCGCCAGACCAAGGGTGTGCGTCTGATGAACATCGAGGAGGGCACCACGGTCATCGCGATCGCCCGCAACGCCGACGAGCCGGACGAGGCCGAGGTGTCGTCGTAG
- a CDS encoding DUF3566 domain-containing protein → MSTPNEPHQDQNGHPTGGPAGPGTGTPTGGLVPPWQRGPADDSTTAPTETFGRDDARGGPPQDSSGGLPAELRGGPAQDPRGGPPQDHRGGPPQDHRGGPPQDHRGGPPPRGIVTNSGTAAASMSGQQAPVTKLDNPRRSGTATATEEPGFVESPTSTIDRGHLLDHDLPDLDQIHHTADLKRAPEAAPAAARTTTARTTTALRSAPRQVPAAGTALRAAVQVRRIDPWATFKIAAVLSVVGFFIWMISVAVLYLILDGMGVWDQVNNSFGTLVADESSVGGDVIGAGTVFGAAALLGAVNAILLTALATIGSYIYNICADLVGGAEVTLADLD, encoded by the coding sequence GTGAGCACACCGAACGAGCCGCATCAGGACCAGAACGGGCACCCCACCGGGGGTCCCGCAGGTCCCGGAACGGGTACCCCGACCGGGGGACTGGTGCCGCCGTGGCAGCGGGGCCCGGCGGACGACTCGACCACCGCGCCGACCGAGACGTTCGGTCGCGACGACGCTCGAGGCGGACCTCCTCAGGACAGTTCCGGCGGCCTGCCGGCGGAACTCCGCGGTGGTCCGGCCCAGGACCCCCGCGGTGGTCCGCCGCAGGATCACCGGGGCGGCCCGCCGCAGGATCACCGGGGCGGCCCGCCGCAGGATCACCGGGGCGGCCCGCCGCCGCGCGGCATCGTGACCAACAGCGGTACCGCCGCGGCGAGCATGAGCGGCCAGCAGGCGCCGGTCACCAAGCTCGACAACCCGCGGCGGTCCGGGACGGCCACGGCGACCGAGGAGCCGGGATTCGTCGAATCACCGACCAGCACGATCGACCGAGGCCATCTGCTCGATCACGATCTGCCCGATCTCGATCAGATCCACCACACCGCGGATCTCAAGCGTGCGCCGGAGGCGGCGCCCGCGGCCGCTCGGACCACGACCGCTCGGACCACGACCGCGTTGCGGTCCGCGCCCCGTCAGGTGCCCGCCGCCGGCACCGCACTGAGGGCAGCGGTGCAGGTCCGCCGGATCGACCCCTGGGCGACGTTCAAGATCGCCGCCGTGCTGTCGGTGGTCGGGTTCTTCATCTGGATGATCTCGGTGGCCGTGCTGTATCTGATCCTCGACGGCATGGGCGTGTGGGATCAGGTGAACAACAGCTTCGGAACGCTCGTGGCCGACGAATCGAGCGTCGGGGGAGACGTCATCGGGGCCGGCACCGTTTTCGGCGCAGCGGCGCTCCTGGGGGCCGTCAACGCCATCCTGCTGACGGCCCTCGCGACCATCGGCAGCTACATCTACAACATCTGTGCCGACCTTGTCGGTGGCGCCGAGGTGACACTCGCAGACCTCGACTGA
- a CDS encoding acyl-CoA dehydrogenase family protein, whose translation MGQLCTTDGLTEEQTEIIRAVRSFVEKKILPVATELEHADEYPQEIVDGLKELGVFGLMIPEEYGGLGESLLTYALCVEEIARGWMSVSGVINTHFILAYMLMRHGTDEQKQRYLPRMATGEVRGSFSMSEPGLGSDVSAIRTRAARGDDGWYTIDGQKMWLTNGGTSNLIAVLCKTDEGADSVYKNMTTMLVEKEVGFGETAPGLTIPGKIDKMGYKGVDTTEAVFEGHRVSPDQVLGGTPGKGFYQMMDGVEVGRVNVAARACGIALRAFELAIAYAQQRETFGKRIADHQAILFRLAEMATKVEAAHAMMVRAARLKDTGARNDVGAGMAKMLAAEYCNEVVQDSFRIHGGYGYSKEYEIERLYREAAFMLIGEGTSDIQKMIIGRALLKDYKLKV comes from the coding sequence ATGGGCCAGCTGTGCACCACCGACGGACTGACCGAGGAACAGACCGAGATCATCAGGGCGGTCCGTTCCTTCGTCGAAAAGAAGATCCTGCCGGTGGCGACGGAGCTCGAGCACGCCGACGAATACCCCCAGGAGATCGTCGACGGTCTCAAGGAGCTGGGCGTCTTCGGGTTGATGATCCCCGAGGAGTACGGGGGACTCGGCGAGTCCCTGTTGACCTACGCCCTGTGCGTGGAAGAGATCGCCCGCGGCTGGATGAGCGTCTCCGGCGTGATCAACACCCACTTCATCCTGGCCTACATGCTCATGCGACACGGGACCGACGAGCAGAAGCAGCGGTACCTGCCCAGGATGGCCACCGGAGAGGTCCGGGGCTCGTTCTCGATGTCCGAACCGGGCCTGGGCTCCGATGTCTCAGCCATCCGGACGCGAGCCGCCAGAGGCGACGACGGCTGGTACACGATCGACGGCCAGAAGATGTGGCTCACCAACGGCGGCACGTCGAACCTCATCGCCGTGCTGTGCAAGACCGATGAGGGAGCCGACAGCGTCTACAAGAACATGACCACCATGCTCGTCGAGAAGGAGGTTGGCTTCGGCGAGACCGCTCCGGGCCTGACCATCCCCGGCAAGATCGACAAGATGGGCTACAAGGGCGTCGACACGACCGAGGCCGTCTTCGAGGGCCACCGGGTCTCGCCGGACCAGGTCCTCGGCGGGACACCGGGTAAGGGCTTCTACCAGATGATGGACGGCGTCGAGGTCGGGCGCGTCAACGTCGCGGCCCGTGCCTGCGGCATCGCGCTACGGGCCTTCGAGCTCGCGATCGCCTATGCACAGCAACGCGAGACCTTCGGCAAGCGGATCGCCGATCACCAGGCGATCCTGTTCCGCCTCGCAGAGATGGCCACCAAGGTCGAGGCCGCCCACGCGATGATGGTCAGGGCGGCCCGTCTCAAGGACACCGGTGCACGCAACGACGTCGGCGCCGGTATGGCCAAGATGCTCGCCGCCGAGTACTGCAACGAGGTCGTGCAGGACTCGTTCCGCATCCACGGCGGATACGGCTACTCCAAGGAATACGAGATCGAGCGGCTCTACCGCGAAGCCGCGTTCATGCTGATCGGTGAGGGCACCTCCGACATCCAGAAGATGATCATCGGCCGCGCGCTGCTGAAGGACTACAAACTGAAGGTCTAG
- a CDS encoding MFS transporter — protein sequence MRRPSWFVSVAVATLLSHAVLSGVRTLISYRVLALGGDGVDVGVITAVFAILPLVVALRIGRAVDRGLAVPALRLGLGLTVVAVLLAAMSSNLAILGVASATLGLAQMLHTVACQSMVALWSPPDRMDGRFGHLTLSVSAGQLLGFPIAGLVATLTTHGSGVVSTGPALFVMGAIAAAAVPLAFVFAPGDTKRVSQSDAVDGQQSTFRLLATPGMKPAMYSSLTVLTAMDLLMAYLPVLGQTMGLSVATVTALLTGRTVTSVISRAAMPILLRRIPRRWLLVSATLVSGVPMALIPFTSAVVPLMLAMLLMGFFWGVGQPLTMSWVTLIADSRNRAAALSVRLAGNRIGQVTVPIAAGALSGLIGVGAIFHASGLLLISSGLLTLTATVNMRPDSG from the coding sequence TTGCGGCGGCCCAGTTGGTTCGTTTCCGTCGCGGTCGCCACGCTGCTGTCACATGCCGTTCTCAGTGGCGTCCGCACCCTCATCTCCTACCGCGTCCTGGCACTGGGCGGTGACGGCGTCGACGTCGGTGTCATCACCGCGGTGTTCGCGATCCTCCCCCTGGTCGTCGCCCTCCGGATCGGGCGCGCCGTCGACCGCGGATTGGCCGTTCCGGCACTGAGATTGGGCCTCGGGCTCACCGTTGTCGCCGTACTCCTCGCCGCGATGAGCTCGAATCTCGCCATCCTCGGTGTCGCGAGCGCCACCCTGGGTCTGGCCCAGATGCTGCACACGGTCGCATGCCAGAGCATGGTCGCGCTGTGGTCGCCCCCCGACCGGATGGACGGCCGCTTCGGCCACCTCACCCTCAGTGTGTCGGCCGGACAGCTACTCGGCTTCCCCATCGCTGGACTCGTCGCGACACTGACCACCCATGGTTCCGGTGTCGTCAGCACCGGCCCGGCACTGTTCGTCATGGGTGCGATCGCGGCCGCCGCCGTCCCACTCGCGTTCGTCTTCGCACCCGGCGACACCAAACGGGTCAGCCAGTCCGACGCCGTCGACGGTCAGCAGTCGACGTTCCGGCTCCTCGCGACTCCCGGGATGAAGCCGGCGATGTACTCCAGCCTGACCGTCCTCACAGCCATGGATCTGCTGATGGCCTACCTTCCCGTCCTCGGGCAGACGATGGGGTTGAGCGTCGCGACCGTCACCGCGCTGCTCACCGGCCGCACCGTCACGTCGGTCATCTCCCGGGCGGCGATGCCGATACTGTTACGACGTATACCGCGACGATGGCTGCTGGTGTCCGCCACGCTCGTCTCGGGTGTTCCGATGGCGTTGATCCCGTTCACCTCGGCCGTCGTCCCGCTGATGCTCGCGATGCTGCTGATGGGCTTCTTCTGGGGAGTCGGCCAACCGCTCACCATGTCGTGGGTGACGCTGATCGCCGACTCGCGCAACCGGGCCGCCGCGCTGTCGGTCAGGCTCGCCGGCAACCGCATCGGTCAGGTCACGGTTCCGATCGCAGCGGGCGCCCTGTCGGGTCTGATCGGCGTCGGCGCGATCTTCCACGCCAGCGGCCTGCTCCTGATCTCCTCGGGGCTGCTCACCTTGACGGCCACGGTGAACATGCGGCCCGACTCGGGGTGA
- a CDS encoding GntR family transcriptional regulator, with amino-acid sequence MTQINAPLPQSRTAYVLERLRADIESGVINPGDQIRQTAIAKRYGVSPTPVREALRILAGDGAIEYTSHRGATVRDFTPQMAQDLYRMRAELEGLACEIAVERMTDEGYEEIVRANDALVSATAAGDDPARLSLLNQQLHFAIYANASTVVADSVRHLWERFSPSITLWRVKSFSAALDKDHDEILAAIGRRDAAAARTAMRDHVLHAWELRQTNTDLRAEGPDHAQGSGNAGPTGNTEASAGTAPAVAEPGR; translated from the coding sequence GTGACCCAGATCAACGCACCCCTACCCCAGAGCCGTACGGCCTACGTGCTCGAACGTCTGCGGGCCGACATCGAGTCGGGCGTCATCAACCCCGGCGACCAGATCCGGCAGACCGCCATCGCGAAGCGGTACGGCGTGAGTCCGACCCCGGTCCGCGAGGCCCTGCGGATCCTGGCCGGCGACGGCGCCATCGAATACACGAGTCACCGGGGGGCCACCGTGCGTGACTTCACCCCCCAGATGGCCCAGGACCTCTATCGGATGCGCGCCGAACTCGAAGGACTGGCCTGCGAGATCGCCGTCGAGCGCATGACCGACGAGGGTTACGAGGAGATCGTCCGGGCCAACGACGCCCTGGTGTCGGCGACTGCGGCCGGCGATGATCCGGCCCGGCTCTCACTCCTCAACCAGCAGTTGCACTTCGCGATCTACGCCAATGCCTCGACGGTGGTCGCCGACTCGGTCCGCCACCTGTGGGAGCGGTTCAGCCCCTCGATCACGCTGTGGCGCGTCAAGTCCTTCTCCGCCGCCTTGGACAAGGACCACGACGAGATCCTCGCGGCCATCGGACGCCGCGATGCCGCTGCCGCGCGCACCGCCATGCGCGACCACGTCCTGCACGCCTGGGAGCTACGCCAGACCAACACCGACCTGCGAGCCGAGGGACCCGACCACGCTCAGGGATCCGGGAACGCGGGACCGACCGGCAACACGGAGGCATCCGCGGGCACCGCCCCGGCCGTCGCCGAGCCCGGACGCTGA
- a CDS encoding MmgE/PrpD family protein: MTRLHNRRWAALEDRDREQLRSLLVDALALAAAGTASEDARAVLAGLRTVGGGDVRVPWTDLHLAAPAAVAAMSTLIHAWDFDDTHDEAVVHTASVVVPTVLAAASIGKADGKSVVDGLATGVQVLSRLARLTGPRTGVIRTAGLGSLAAAAAAATVWGVPDERIEHAMALSLGAALAPGTRQAVVDGSVAKRLQPGLAAQFGFTAAALAAQGVEGPSGWLSGEFGLAPGSDLTIDDLFTGDFEGRWVALKPYPACRYTHAALAAAEALHVRHPRWDAVAQVRVHVPEGPAYSLVSRPYEDRGAPLVDAQFSIPWQLAALWVTGRYDLTTLSGDDLRDPAIAAAAARVVVEQDLPESAVMTGARVEVRATDGSHSVAEAPMPGADGTSRQALARKVESCLRVAAHPDHAGAVADLEQLAAGLPELDAPSLAAALDRCTVSLLP, encoded by the coding sequence GTGACCAGACTTCACAACCGGCGTTGGGCAGCGCTGGAAGACCGCGATCGCGAGCAGCTTCGATCGCTGCTCGTGGACGCCCTCGCCCTCGCCGCCGCGGGAACGGCGTCGGAGGACGCCCGAGCCGTCCTCGCCGGCCTTCGCACGGTCGGCGGTGGCGACGTGCGGGTTCCGTGGACAGACCTGCACCTGGCCGCGCCCGCGGCGGTCGCGGCGATGTCGACCCTCATCCACGCCTGGGACTTCGACGACACCCACGACGAAGCAGTGGTTCACACCGCGAGCGTGGTGGTGCCGACCGTGCTGGCCGCGGCTTCCATCGGCAAGGCCGACGGGAAGAGCGTCGTCGACGGTCTGGCCACCGGGGTCCAGGTTCTCTCGCGTCTGGCCCGCCTGACCGGCCCGCGTACGGGCGTCATCCGGACCGCAGGGCTCGGATCCCTCGCCGCGGCAGCCGCTGCCGCCACCGTCTGGGGTGTGCCCGACGAACGGATCGAGCACGCGATGGCCCTCTCCCTGGGTGCGGCGCTGGCCCCGGGCACGCGGCAGGCAGTGGTCGACGGGTCGGTCGCCAAGCGGCTTCAGCCCGGCCTCGCCGCACAGTTCGGCTTCACCGCCGCTGCCCTGGCCGCGCAAGGGGTCGAGGGCCCGAGCGGGTGGCTGTCCGGCGAGTTCGGCCTCGCGCCGGGTTCCGACCTGACCATCGACGATCTCTTCACCGGGGACTTCGAAGGCCGGTGGGTCGCACTGAAGCCCTACCCCGCCTGCCGGTACACCCACGCGGCACTCGCGGCCGCCGAAGCCCTGCATGTCCGGCACCCCCGGTGGGACGCCGTCGCGCAGGTGCGCGTGCATGTCCCGGAGGGGCCGGCGTACTCCCTGGTCTCCCGGCCGTATGAGGACCGCGGCGCCCCGCTGGTGGACGCACAGTTCTCCATCCCGTGGCAACTGGCCGCCCTCTGGGTCACCGGCCGCTACGACCTGACCACCCTGTCGGGCGACGACCTGCGAGACCCGGCCATCGCCGCCGCGGCCGCCCGGGTCGTCGTCGAACAGGATCTACCCGAGAGCGCGGTGATGACCGGGGCCCGCGTCGAGGTCCGCGCGACCGACGGATCGCACAGCGTCGCCGAGGCACCCATGCCCGGCGCCGACGGCACCAGCCGGCAGGCACTGGCCCGCAAGGTCGAGTCGTGCCTGCGGGTCGCCGCCCACCCCGACCACGCCGGCGCGGTCGCGGATCTCGAACAACTCGCCGCCGGGCTACCCGAGCTCGACGCACCCTCCCTTGCAGCCGCTCTGGACCGCTGCACCGTGTCACTCCTTCCGTGA